In Ailuropoda melanoleuca isolate Jingjing chromosome 4, ASM200744v2, whole genome shotgun sequence, the following proteins share a genomic window:
- the RPS15 gene encoding 40S ribosomal protein S15 (The RefSeq protein has 1 substitution and aligns at 99% coverage compared to this genomic sequence; stop codon completed by the addition of 3' A residues to the mRNA), with protein MAEVEQKKKRTFRKFTYRGVDLDQLLDMSYEQLMQLYSARQRRRLNRGLRRKQHSLLKRLRKAKKEAPPMEKPEVVKTHLRDMIILPEMVGSMVGVYNGKTFNQVEIKPEMIGHYLGEFSITYKPVKHGRPGIGATHSSRFIPLK; from the exons GCGGAAGTGGAGCAGAAGAAGAAGCGCACGTTCCGCAAGTTCACCTACCGCGGCGTGGACCTGGACCAGCTGCTGGACATGTCCTA CGAGCAGCTCATGCAGCTGTACAGCGCGCGGCAGCGGCGCCGGCTGAACCGCGGCCTGCGCAGGAAGCAGCACTCGCTGCTCAAGCGCCTGCGCAAGGCCAAGAAGGAGGCGCCGCCGATGGAGAAGCCCGAGGTGGTGAAGACGCACCTGCGGGACATGATCATTCTGCCGGAGATGGTGGGCAGCATGGTGGGGGTCTACAACGGCAAGACCTTCAACCAGGTGGAAATCAAG cccccNATGATCGGCCACTACCTGGGCGAGTTCTCCATCACCTACAAGCCCGTGAAGCACGGCAGGCCGGGCATCGGGGCCACCCACTCGTCCCGCTTCATCCCGCTCAAGTA